In Nocardioides nitrophenolicus, the genomic window CGAGGCCGAGCACCTTGGAGCCGACCAGGGCCACCAGGGCCAGCACCAGGCCGACGCCCAGCGCGACCGCGACCAGCGCCACCAGCCCGTTGAGCACGGGACGTTCGCCGGGGGGCTGCTGCTGGTCGCTCACCCCGCCATTCTCCAGACGGGGCGAAGAAATCAGAAACCGCGCGTCCAGACGACCTGCTCGTGGAGCCGACGGGAGCGCCAGCCGGCCGGCGTACGGACGAAGGTGTGGCGGTACAGCCCGCCGACCTCCACCACGCGCTCTCCGCCCTTGCCGTCGTCGATGCGCATCGGGTTGTGGAAGTACGCCGCGACGGCGGCCTCGTTCCCGTCGTCGGCGAACGTGTAGGAGATCTGGCCGAGCATGTGGATCCGGTACGTCGAGAAGCCGGGCAGCGCCTCGGCGAGCCAGCCCTTGACCACCGGGAAGACGTCGGCGACGCCGCCGCTCTCGGTGTAGTCGATGTGGGCGGCGGGGGTGAACACGGTGTCGAGCCGATCGAAGTCGCCCTCGTCGACCGCGAGGGTGTAGCGGGTGATCGCGTCGGCGATCTCGGCCCGGTCGAGCAGCTGTTGCAGGTCCACGGGCACTCCTTCAGCGGGGCTCGAGGACGACGACGGGGATCTCCCGTTCGGTCCAGGCCTGGTAGTTGTCGAAGTCGGCGTACAGGTCGACCAGGCGGGGCCAC contains:
- a CDS encoding nuclear transport factor 2 family protein → MDLQQLLDRAEIADAITRYTLAVDEGDFDRLDTVFTPAAHIDYTESGGVADVFPVVKGWLAEALPGFSTYRIHMLGQISYTFADDGNEAAVAAYFHNPMRIDDGKGGERVVEVGGLYRHTFVRTPAGWRSRRLHEQVVWTRGF